AAGAGGttgaaataaatgtgtgtgtactgtgtttgtgtagagAGAGCAATAAGTGATGGGAGGGAAAAAGCTGATGGAGAAAGAGGGCAAgctagagagagtgaaaggaagGAGGGTTGTGTGATCTTGTGTAAATAAAACAAGACATGACATAAATGTATACTCccactgtctctcacacacacacacacacacacacacacacacacacacacacacacacacacacacacacacacacacgttcgaCTCCCTGGTGTCTCTGTTTGTGGTATCCATAAACACAGCGGCGGGACGGGAGCCCGAGTCCAGGGCTGGAACATCCACGCCTCCACTGGCTGGCCCACAGCTGGTGTGTCACTCCCTCCGTCAGAAACTCTCCGCCCGGCAGGCCGCTTCAGACTGCTTCCACTTTTAGCACCAATCAGCGAGCCATGTTAAGGGAACACCCCGGAGACGGAGAGCGGAACAGGGCCGCGGCTGgctgggtggtgggggggtgccTACATAGAGGGCTGAAGGGAATGGATGGAGACTGGATCTAGAGCAGGAGTTGATGGAGCCTGGATCTAGTCCAGAATGGGttgctatgtgtgtatagactgttatcctgtttgtgtgtgtgtataagtatatatactctttggatcccgtgaggggaaatttagtctctgcatttagcccaatccgtgaattagtgaaacacactctgcagtctgcacacagtgaacacctctgcagtctgcacacagtgaacacacagtgaggtgaagcacacactaatcccaacgcagtgagctgcctgcaacaacagcggcgctcggggagcagtgaggggttaggcgccttgctcaagggcacttcagccgctttctactggtcagggttcgaaccggcaaccctccggtaaaaagtctgaagtgtgtgtgtgtgtgtgtgtgtgtgtgtgtgtgtgtgtgtgtgtgtgtgtgtgtgtgtgtgtgtgtgagagagagagaactggtgTGACTGACTGCCTTCTCAtttccttcctttttttttcaaaaaatggTGGCTATTTTTAGCGCATGACGGCACTGGCGGTTAGGGGAAAATGTGAGTGAGTTAGCAactgggagggaggagaggttgGCCTCTTACAACTGCCTTtccgtcttcctctctctctctctctctccctctccctctccctccacttCGCACTCATGATCACAGGATTCCAGCCTGGCTCCCTCCACCCAGTACCACTAACCACCATCAACCCTCAAGTGATTTGGGTGTCAAATTTCACAGGGGGGTCTGAAATTGAATCTGAAATGACAAGGCGTCTGATGATTTTGAGAGCAGGCTCTGGGTATGGGATAAGTGCTGTCGCAGGCCTTTTGCCtgggtgtgtggtgttgggaggGTGTAAACTGTTATGGGCCGGTTTTAATTGCTCATCACTTGACTTGTACTTGGGCATTCAACAGTTGTCACAAACAAAAACGTTACTTCTTTCTCTGTAGAaacacttgtttgtttgtgtgtgtgtgtgtgtgttagggttgggtatccttcaaatcttttcttctttcctctgtgtgtgtgtgtgtgtgtgtgtgtgtgtgtgtgtgtgcgcgtgtgcctgTGCCAATGTGTGAGTTGAAGTAGGAGTGGCGGCCTGTGTGTTTTTGCCCATAAAAGTCTGTGTCAGTCTGTCGtcttttgtatttgtgttcttttatttttgtcccaagttttttgtttgtttgtgtgtgtgtgcgcgtgtgtgcgtttgcgtgtTTGGCAAAAGATTTCCTGCAGTTGACCTTTATAAATGAAACAGTGAGCACAGACTCCCTGAGGGATAGTCTTTTAAGGGAGCGTGTACAACAGTGgcctttttatgtgtgtgtttccatgcgTTAGTACTCCTCtcagtaggacacacacactcctacacaaaacactctacatgtacacacacaagctgtcATTTCAGAAAACACTCCATACTCCCATATGCAGCCCCACAAACGTGAGgatctctgcacacacacacacgcacacccacacttCAACTTGCAACCTGAACAGACTGCTTTTAACTTTTCTGTTGGGTTGTGCTCTATTCTTTCATttctctatatatctatctctccctctctttccctttctttcttactcACTCCCCTGTTTCTCCTCCTTTTATACTCTTTCTTCTGTACTTGTTCTTGTCATTTactgcactttctttcttattttccatattccccccccccccccccccatctcattATCGTTTCAACATTCTTCAGGttgatttgttttcatgcttATTTCAGACTTGGCCATTTATAAATTAAATGATGGTGTGTTGTAGAGAATGAGTAGGACTGTAACCCTAGTGATGCTAGTACTGTACTCACTATCTTTACCCCCCCGTCCCCCCTCTCTATAGGCCCAGAACAGGCAGACGAATGTGTTGGCCGCTGCTAAAGTGATCGACACCCAGAcagaggaggagctggaggactACATGGTGGAGATCGACATCCTGGCATCATGTGACCATCCCAATATTGTCAAGCTCCTAGATGCCTACTACTACCTGAACAAGCTatgggtgagcacacacacacacacacacacacacacacacacacacagagagaggcaaaCACTTATCCTGTTGGTCCATAGCCCCTATATGCACAGCACTGCTAGGGCATGCCATGGgtcaacacactcactcacactgtgGATCCTGTTCCATGTTCCATTGGGTTCTAGTGGGTTCCGCACTACTGGCTTTCTCGGGTGTCCTGCCCTAGCATTAAAGGGAGGTCAGGCTAAGGTCCGGCTCTGGTctgacagccagagagagaacTCATGAATTAACCAGCTTCAGCCATGGCCTttaggggacacacacacacacacacacacacacactttcagtagATGCCCTCTGCCCTTGCCTCCCTCATAAGTGCTGAGTTAAACAAAAGCCAAAGGATCATCCTGCGGAATGTTCATGAAACGGCAAGTAAAAATCTTTCTCTGGCCAGTCTCCTTGACAACAGCTCACTGACTAAAGcttgtgtttgagtttgtgaatgATGTCATCAGAGTTGGGAGAAGGACTGAACCAGGCAGAGGGAGAGCGATAAATAAATCTCTCTCAGTTTTGAGCTTCACAGGTTGGGCTGTACAAGACTTTTGCTAGCTGTCTTATTTCATCTCCTCATGTTGAGATCATTTTCCATTGATATGAATGCAACGGACACTAAGATATTGATGTAGACTCATCTCAGTGCTCTGATTGTGAATGAGTATATGGGGAGTCCATCCATATACTGATTCTGGTAGAGggctgtgtgtgcacgtgtgtgtgtgtgtgtgtgtgtgtgtgtgtgtgtgtgtgtgcacgtatgtgtgtgtgtgtgtacacgtgtgcatGCCCAgttagttatgtgtgtgtgtagtggtgtatATAAGTGCAGACGGGCCTGTATTGATTTGTATGACACCTGATACCAGCACTTAGATTACCCATCTGATCCCCATCAGACTTACAGCGGGGGCCTCGCTAACCAAACACTATTGTCCTCCCGATCACAAGAtaatacagaacacacacacacacacacacacacacacacacacacacacacacacacacacaatatgcagaCACATGGTCtgacaggcgcacacacacacacacacacacacacagagggagagatttTGTTTCACACATAGCAGCTATTTGTCCATTTTccatttgctgtgtgtgttgatggtggAAATGGAGTGGTTAGGGTTTAGCTCTACACAGCACAGCTATGGGCACACTGCCCATAGCTGTTTTAATGGGCCTGGTGGCAGagacttgcgcacacacacacacacacacacacacatatacagatagGCCAATTTCATTGAACGAAGACCCACAGACACATGCAGCAATGTAatgccaccccacccccaccccccccccccccccccaaccgctagcacacacacacacacacacacacacacacacacacacacacacacacacagagacgggTTTTCCCCTTGGCCCTGGTGTCTGGCGATGATTTGGCCCTGACTACTGGACACCCTGTTGGCCCCTCCCTGTATTCTGCCAATGGCCAGCTGCTTACAGAATGGAACACTCACTCTTCATTTCAATTtgttcctcatccctctctttctctctctttctttctttctctctttctatccctacCCTCTACATTTCCATTTTCTTTACTCCTTTTATGCTCCTGACTTAATCTATCTTTTCTGTCTTCTTCaatcctctttttttctcttctctctccctccccccattcctctctctctttctctctccctctctccagatCCTGATTGAGTTCTGTGGGGGAGGAGCGGTGGATGCTGTAATGCTGGGTGAGTTTTGCTGCGTGTCTGAAACAGAAAGTGAGTCGGTGCTGAACGGCTCACTGAGAGGAACCCGAAAGCAACGCGGTGCATGGAACAGATGGAGCTGGACTGTGGAGCAACTCTCACACAGACCCACAGACCCAGCAGGAATCTGCCCAGGTTTCAGGGCTCTGAAACTCAAtactgaaacacacatacatacatacatacacacacacacacacagacacacagacacacagacatacatacatacacacacacacacagacacacacacacacacagacacacacacatacagacagacacacacacaccacaacatgcTCAGTTCCTCCTGGAACTTCTGAAAATCACTGTTCAGAGTTCTTGGGTCTCTTCAAGAAGCTGTCTGCGTTGGGCAACTCAgctctctgtgctgtgtgtgttggcacagTGTTCATGTGGGggtgtgcatgagtgtatgagggagaaagagagaaggaaagatgcATTACATCAGCACTCACTTGTTtatatctgcatgtgtgtctaaCTCAAACTAAATGTACAGATACGCTGtatccacgtgtgtgtgtgtgtgtgtgtgtgtgtgtgtgtgtgtgtgtgtgtgtgtgcgtatgcgtgtgcacTGACCGTGTGAGTGAGTAATAGAGAGACTGTAAGAGCAGGGATGGGCAGCTTCTCCTGGTTGACAGTGCTGACACAGGCTGTTGCTGTGtactgctctttctctttctttctttctctcactctctctcctcctcacactcacgcacagaCACAGGATTTTCCCCAATACTCTGAACAAAGCAATGGAATGGCAGCTTGCTGACCTGCTGATTTTCGCTGCGTCAGCGAAATGCTCAGCCCAACCTGAagcacacccctacacacagacacacctgtgATGTGCCTACGTACATGCTCACAGTACAGCTCCACCTAGCCCAGTTTATTATTACCATTGTCTttgcgtgtttattttgggttgaCTGTGTTTATCTTACACTCACAGTGTGTCATATTATGTTGGGTTGCCCACCTAGTTCttccagtttgtgtgtgtgtgtgtgtgggggggggggggggtgttggctcACACCTGCGGGTGTCCCAGTGTTCTCTCACACAGCcagtcacacatgcatgcacacacagcaggtTATAACGTTGTCATTAAGACtgatttgtgggtgtgtgtatgtgtgtgtatgtttgtgtgtatgtgtgtcttaccATCTCGACGCTTTCATAAGTGAGGGGGGGTTCGGACTTATACACGGGCCATACAGGACCAGTGAAATTCCTTACGCCTATTGGAGCAGCTTCCTTCATTCCTGTGATCAATGAGCTGCCCTGATTGATTGAAACGGTAACACAAGCGTATGCCAGGCCAGAGACTGAGAGATGAGAAGATAAAGATTAGTCAGTGATTGGAGTCAAGCTGCTTGTTTACCATAGAAACGTCCTGGGCAGAAAAGGCTCTCTGTCCCTCAAATGACCTGTGTGGCCCATGCTCCTTATTAGCGCAACGTCTGTGTGAGTCCACTATATTTTCACCTATTAGCCAGCTTTGGCCTGCCACCAGCCAGATATTCGCTGGCAGCTACTTCATaggcactaccaccatgacttGGCGTACTTGATGGATGAAGTGTTGTCCGAGAGGTGACCAAGGCTGCTCATTCTGGCCCGTGCACATGACCAATCATGTTCTCCAGGGCAATGGGCCAGCCAATCATGCGCTAGACTCTGGTACATTTTAAATCATTCGCCTGCTGTCAAAAATTCGCTCATTCAGCCAGTCATGTGCTTTGATGTATACAGACAGCCAATTATGTGCTTTTGACTAAACAGTCAGCCAACCATGTGATCTGTATTATTTAGTCATGTGGTTTACAGTTTTCAGTCAGCCAATCATATGCTGTTTTGAATTCATCCCAGTGACCAGATAGAGTTTGTTGATTTGAAGATGGCtcagacagacactcacagaGTTCCTGAGATTATTGCTGATAGTTGTTGAGTTCACTGGGTTCACTAGTCAGACTTGAGACGGATCAGAATGTGACTAGAACTCTCCATGGGTCGTGATAGGTTTGCACTGTTACCAATGGCAACAGTTTTGGTAGAGGAGTGTTATGTAACAATGATGTGTCATTGCTGCGTGATGAGATTGTAAATGTTATGGCTAGCTGAAGATAGCCATGGACCCTTTCAGCTGACTGAACTTAAAATAGAAACCACTATTGTTGGTATGTCAAATAGAGGTGACTGCAAGATAACTAagtcctgtgtgtttgtgtgtgtgcgtgcatgctcgTGCACTAACGATTGTGCTTTTGGTcatgtttgtattttatttattgtttatgtatgtttgtcatttgtgtgtgtgtgtgtgtgtgtgtgtgtgtgtagagctggAGCGGCCATTGACGGAGCCCCAGATCCGTGTGGTGTGTAAGCAGACTCTAGAGGCACTCCAGTATCTCCATGACAACAAAGTCATCCATCGCGACCTGAAGGCTGGGAACATCCTCCTCACCATTGGCGGAGAGATCAAGCTGGGTAgcacacctcctctcctctctcctctcctctctcatcccctcttacgtccctccactcctcctctctctccccttgtcTCCTCCTCACTACTCATCCTCTCGGTTTAAGACAGGAGCTAAGCTTCCCCTTTGGCACTTTCATTAATCAGAGCATCATTCCCCCACCAGCAATTGAATTAGGCTGTTGTAATTAttacattctttctttctttctttctttctttctctctttctctttctctctttctttctcactcacactctcactctttctttctctctctctcactcacactctcactctttctttctctctctctttctctctttctcactcacactctctctcactctcactctttctttctctctctcacagctgACTTTGGTGTGTCTGCTAAGAACACAAAAACCCTTCAGCGGAGAGATTCCTTCATCGGGACACCATACTGGTGAGTCAGTCCATTATTGTTATTGTCGCTATGGTTACAGCCAGCGGCTGCAGGACTTCCTGCCTCTTATCTGTTGCCGGTGTCCGCTAATGTTGATCTGAAGATCACATCAGTTGAATGTatggtctgttgatggtctATGTTTCTGTTAGAACTGGATTAAGGCTGacattgcatactgtaacttatattttacacacacacacacacacacacacacacacacatagcggtAGCCAGTGGGTACAGAGTATGTGAACCTCCCTCCCGAGTCCCAATGTCGTGAGCACCCATGGGTGTTGCCCTCTTTGCTAGCACGCCCGCCTCCCAGTCCAAGCTCCTGCACGTTTGTTGGGGCAGGAGCAGGCTGATCTGCCCAGTGAGAAACcaatgcaggacacacacacacacacacacacacacacacacacactcacgctcaccTGTAGTTTTTCTCCCCCCTGCTCTGCTTCAGGATGGCCCCTGAGGTGGTGATGTGTGAGACCTCTAAAGACCGGCCGTATGACTATAAGGCAGATATCTGGTCCCTGGGCGTCACCCTGATCGAGATGGCCGAGATCGAGCCCCCCAACCATGAGCTCAACCCCATGAGGGTGCTTCTGAAGATCGCCAAGTCCGAACCCCCCTCACTTATGAAACCGTCGAgatggtaagacacacacacacacacacacacacattattgtcCACCTCTGTCCACATTAAAGACAAATAATATATGAGCGTACTGTACAGTAGTTAGTTACTGTGGCCAGTGATGGCTATGTGAGGGTGAATAGGGACAGACGCTAGAGGAAACCCAACAGGGGTCATTTGTTTGCTCTTTTGTTTCGTGTTGGAGGATAAAACAATAGGAAACAAAAGAGCAAACAACAAATGACAGACAGATGTTGGTTCCCCTTTACAGCGAGCCTGTGAATactcacacacgtgcacaaGCATGTAGAGACACTCATTGCAGACGTGCGGTATAGCGCTCAGCCAAACTCACGCGTGTGCCTACACACATACCCATTTATCTGATGTGAATGCTGAAAGGGGATCCTCCAAAGGCCTAGTTAATCAACCATAGAGTGATGGTTCAGTGGAAGTGCTCAGGTTGTGCAATACTCTGATGATTCACAATTCATCAGCCAACTGCCTCGCCTTCGACCATGGGGGATTGCATCACTGCAGTAATCATGATCTGATGCAAAAGAGGGCCTGTAGTCATGGTAACGgctggtctgtgtgtctgtatccgGGCAGGTCAGCAGAGTTTAAAGACTTCCTGCGTAAGTGCCTGGACAAGAACATGGACAACCGGTGGACTACAGCTCAGCTGCTGCAGGTAAGGGTCTGCCTACATATGCCCTCTACATATACAACTACTGCTACTACAacacttaacccttaaaggtgtaggtttttgaacattctaagttccgcaacaattgaaggttctaaaattctatgttgaattcaatgaacccagatattctttagaatgttcatttctcaacattcccgtcacaccggtgtgactgtactcctttaagggttaatggcCAATACTACCACAATAATACTATTAATACAAGACACACCGGCATCAATACACCCCAAAAACAATAATGAATACAACATCTCCATTAtaatctctctgtccctcttgctctccctcactctctttctctgagacATGCTTttcgactctctctctctctctctctctctcacacacacacacacacacacacacacacacacacacacacacacacacacacacacacacacaatcactgatttcttctctatccctctgtctctgcctctgtcCAGCATCCATTTGTTGTGAGTGTGGTGGATAATAAGCCCATGAGAGAGCTGATTGCAGAGGCCAAAGCTGAGGTCACTGAGGAGATTGAAGAGggcaaagaggaggaagaggaggatgacacGGACCCACTGCTGGTAcatgcctctctctcacccactcactcactcacacacacacacacacacacacacacacgttacatacTTTATTTGATTCTACTTAAAAAGGCACATTTGATTAGAAATCACATTTTCTGAATAATCTAATAGTTCAGCAATCTATCATTACAAGAAACAGAACAAGACACGTACAAGAAACACTGTCTTTTCCAAATAAACATGCTTCATATAACTTGATATGGAACAGTACTTTGTGAGCTGTTTGGCCTGTTTTATGTACCCCCAAATGCAAAGTCTGCGAACTGCCAACCTATGTACATGGCCTAGGCTGCCATACACCAACACCATGAGCACAATGAGATTTGTATTGTAGGTTATCAATGGCAGAGATCGAAGGGTGGTATTTTAGAGCTTTTAGAAATACACACATGATATGAGAGGTTCACAGGATCATTTATTTGTTAAAATGGATCATTTGTTTGAAGAGCTAGAGAATATTATTGTTGAACTTCAGCTAAGCTGTGCTGTCCAGTTTCCCTCACAGACTGGATATTATTTGATGAGAAACCAGGGCAGTGTGTGTTATATTAGTGTCATGAGGCCATCACatgagcactcacacacacacacacacagacactgtgtgGAGCTGGGCTAAACACACTCTGTTTTGTTTGGGAGGAGAGATGgcctcagcatgtgtgtgtgtgtgtgtgtgtgtgtgtggatggcctGGGGGTAGCTTGGAGACCTCAGGGGGCTCTGTGTCCTGTGGTAGTGAAGCTCCATGACGCGCCATTCTAAGAAGCCATAGAGCAAGGGGTCAATTTACAGGGTTATTAGTCTTATGAGGGGATACTTCAGACAGAACAATAATCCACAATGTTTTCATTGTAGAAAACCTTGTGGAATATTGCTCTCTCCATATTTGGTTACGGTTGGATACTTCAGAGAGAACAACATTCCTCAAACCGAGTGACAACTCATTAGCCATGATGCTTGGGTTTGAGTTAAAGTTAAGAACTTGTCAAATGTCTTCACTTTGCTATGTGTATGTCCCTGAatgtgattgtttttttttgtgtgtgtaggtggtgccTAGCCACAAGCGTGCCTTGTCGGATGCCAGCGCCGGCAGCTCAGAGGACGAGAGGGGCATCCCTAGCCCTGCCCCCTTGGATGCCGTCTCTGAGATGGCAGAGCCCGAGCCACAACCCtatcaggtcaaaggtcatgaggagaaggaggtggtgGTCATGGAGACACCTGCTGGAACTGAGGAGGAAGTGCAGGCCAGGGCAGAAGATGAGGACAAAGACCAACCAGAAGCAGTCCCAGAAGTACAGGACACTGTACCGGTCATCAGTGAGACTGAGGAGAAAGACAAGAAGATTGAGAtcaatgagagaaagagtgaagaaaaggaggaggaggaagaggagaagaagagggagaagaTAGAGAAGAAGGTGGAAGAAGAAAAGGAGGCTGATGTGAGTGAAGAGGTGAAGGCTGAGGTGAAAGAGGTAGAGGAAGAAGAGGTGATGAAGGAAGATGATGAAGTGAATGGGGAGGAAGAACAGAAAGAATTAGAGATGGAGAACAATGAGGAGAAGGAAgacaaagtgattgagaaactTCCTCCGCTTTCCGATGCCTCAGAACGGGCAGACGCCGAGACAGGAGAAGAGATCAACCATAAGCCTGAGGAACCGGTAGACAAGCCAGCAGAACCACAGGAACCTGAAGAACAGAAGCCTGAAGTGGAAACTGCAGCTGAGCCAGCGGAACAGTCCGACAGCATTTCTGCAGAGCCCAAAGAACTGCCCACGAGAACTGGAGGGTCTGAGAAACTGGACAGCACAACAGAAACCAAGAAagacaaagaagaagaagaagaggaagagaaggatgcTAAAGAGGAACCAGCTGAAGGAGGTGAACTCTCCTCAGATGGAGCTGCAGCAGCGGTGGAGTCCACAGAGAACCCCTCAGAGGCCATCTCTCAGGAGGAGGTTCAGGGAGCAGAGGAAGAGGTggtgaagggagaggaggaagagaaggaagagaaagaggtagagaatGACAAGTCTCCAGACCTAGGAAAGGTTGCCGACGAGGAAAAGAAGGAGTCACTGACAGAGCCGCCAGTAACGTCAGTAACAGATGTTCCCCCGGTGATTGTTGTCGAGGGCGATGAGGGCATTCAGACCACGGTGACAAAAgttgaggaggagaaggaaaaagagaagGATTCTGATTCAGGGAACAGCTCGGCTGCTGACACCAACAGCATTGACATCAACCTGTCCATATCCAACTTCCTGTCCAAAAACAAGGACGGCTCCGTCTccatacaggtgtgtgtgtcttcaggtGTCTGACTTGACTGCATCTCAACCAGGTCGttatttttatgtttgtgtgagtttattgctgtgtgtgtgtgttttcatatgaGTGTGAATATCTCATTAGCATGTGAAGCGATGTACAACTCTCTGACCTCTGACTGACCTATGACCCTTGACCCTCACCTCACCCTCAGGACACCAGACGTCAGAAAAAGACCCTGAAGAAGACGCGCAAGTTCATGGTGGACGGTGTAGAGGTCAGCGTGACCACTTCCAAGATCGTCACCGACAACGACACCAAGAGTGAAGAGCTGCGCTTCCTCAGGTGTTTTGTCTTTACCCTTCACCTCTTAACAATATGGACACTGATTTTTTCCAATGTAGAGATGGGATCTTTAGTGGCTGCTATTATGTTGACACAATGTTGAGTATATGTGTTGGAAGCTGGCTTCAGTGATGGTAAATTGGATGTAAGATCACATCATATACATGTACacctatgtaagtgtgtgtgtgtgtgtgtgtgtttcaggcgaCAGGAGTTGCGTGAGTTGAGACTTCTTCagaaggaggagcagagagccaTGCAGCAGCTCAACAACAAACTCCAGATGCAGAGGGAGCAACTCTTCAGGCGCTTTGAACAGGAGACCACTGTacggaaacacacactcacacacacacacacacacacacacacacaagcagcagtAACACttcactgaccccccccccccccccccccccccccatgtgtgtgtagggtaaaAAGCGTCAATATGAGCAGGAGCTGGAGACCTTGGAGAAGCAGCAGAAGCAGTCCATCGAGCGCCTGGAGCAGGAGCACACCAGCCGCCTGAGGGACGAGGCCAAGCGCATCAAATCAGAGCAGGACAAGGAGCTCGCCAAGTTCCAGAACATGCTTAAGAACCGCAAGAAagaggtacacacactctcgctctct
This genomic stretch from Alosa sapidissima isolate fAloSap1 chromosome 16, fAloSap1.pri, whole genome shotgun sequence harbors:
- the slka gene encoding STE20-like serine/threonine-protein kinase isoform X1, with the translated sequence MSFFNFRKIFKLGTEKKKKQYEHVHRDLNPEEEWEIVGELGDGAFGKVYKAQNRQTNVLAAAKVIDTQTEEELEDYMVEIDILASCDHPNIVKLLDAYYYLNKLWILIEFCGGGAVDAVMLELERPLTEPQIRVVCKQTLEALQYLHDNKVIHRDLKAGNILLTIGGEIKLADFGVSAKNTKTLQRRDSFIGTPYWMAPEVVMCETSKDRPYDYKADIWSLGVTLIEMAEIEPPNHELNPMRVLLKIAKSEPPSLMKPSRWSAEFKDFLRKCLDKNMDNRWTTAQLLQHPFVVSVVDNKPMRELIAEAKAEVTEEIEEGKEEEEEDDTDPLLVVPSHKRALSDASAGSSEDERGIPSPAPLDAVSEMAEPEPQPYQVKGHEEKEVVVMETPAGTEEEVQARAEDEDKDQPEAVPEVQDTVPVISETEEKDKKIEINERKSEEKEEEEEEKKREKIEKKVEEEKEADVSEEVKAEVKEVEEEEVMKEDDEVNGEEEQKELEMENNEEKEDKVIEKLPPLSDASERADAETGEEINHKPEEPVDKPAEPQEPEEQKPEVETAAEPAEQSDSISAEPKELPTRTGGSEKLDSTTETKKDKEEEEEEEKDAKEEPAEGGELSSDGAAAAVESTENPSEAISQEEVQGAEEEVVKGEEEEKEEKEVENDKSPDLGKVADEEKKESLTEPPVTSVTDVPPVIVVEGDEGIQTTVTKVEEEKEKEKDSDSGNSSAADTNSIDINLSISNFLSKNKDGSVSIQDTRRQKKTLKKTRKFMVDGVEVSVTTSKIVTDNDTKSEELRFLRRQELRELRLLQKEEQRAMQQLNNKLQMQREQLFRRFEQETTGKKRQYEQELETLEKQQKQSIERLEQEHTSRLRDEAKRIKSEQDKELAKFQNMLKNRKKEVKQEVGQSPKHMRKELLKRLKEDLAIAQHEEEQEFLQRQQQELDAALKRIIQQHKHELATIERDCLNNKQQLMRAREAAMWELEERHLQEKHQLLKQQLKDQYFMQRHQLLKRHDKEMEQMAGYNQRLMEEMKNKHTQEKGRLPKIQRSEAKTRMAMFKKSLRITGTGTPEQDRDKIKQFAIQEEKRQKNERLHQQQKHENQMRDLQLQCDSNNRELQQLQNEKCHLLVEHETQKLKELDEEHGHELKEWREKLRPRKKALEEEFSRKQQEQDVFFSTSGDSECLNPSAQSRVSKFYPVPGAHSSGS
- the slka gene encoding STE20-like serine/threonine-protein kinase isoform X2; the encoded protein is MSFFNFRKIFKLGTEKKKKQYEHVHRDLNPEEEWEIVGELGDGAFGKVYKAQNRQTNVLAAAKVIDTQTEEELEDYMVEIDILASCDHPNIVKLLDAYYYLNKLWILIEFCGGGAVDAVMLELERPLTEPQIRVVCKQTLEALQYLHDNKVIHRDLKAGNILLTIGGEIKLADFGVSAKNTKTLQRRDSFIGTPYWMAPEVVMCETSKDRPYDYKADIWSLGVTLIEMAEIEPPNHELNPMRVLLKIAKSEPPSLMKPSRWSAEFKDFLRKCLDKNMDNRWTTAQLLQHPFVVSVVDNKPMRELIAEAKAEVTEEIEEGKEEEEEDDTDPLLVVPSHKRALSDASAGSSEDERGIPSPAPLDAVSEMAEPEPQPYQVKGHEEKEVVVMETPAGTEEEVQARAEDEDKDQPEAVPEVQDTVPVISETEEKDKKIEINERKSEEKEEEEEEKKREKIEKKVEEEKEADVSEEVKAEVKEVEEEEVMKEDDEVNGEEEQKELEMENNEEKEDKVIEKLPPLSDASERADAETGEEINHKPEEPVDKPAEPQEPEEQKPEVETAAEPAEQSDSISAEPKELPTRTGGSEKLDSTTETKKDKEEEEEEEKDAKEEPAEGGELSSDGAAAAVESTENPSEAISQEEVQGAEEEVVKGEEEEKEEKEVENDKSPDLGKVADEEKKESLTEPPVTSVTDVPPVIVVEGDEGIQTTVTKVEEEKEKEKDSDSGNSSAADTNSIDINLSISNFLSKNKDGSVSIQDTRRQKKTLKKTRKFMVDGVEVSVTTSKIVTDNDTKSEELRFLRRQELRELRLLQKEEQRAMQQLNNKLQMQREQLFRRFEQETTGKKRQYEQELETLEKQQKQSIERLEQEHTSRLRDEAKRIKSEQDKELAKFQNMLKNRKKEGVAQVMIQSFQLSSFALFNAQLQDEQEFLQRQQQELDAALKRIIQQHKHELATIERDCLNNKQQLMRAREAAMWELEERHLQEKHQLLKQQLKDQYFMQRHQLLKRHDKEMEQMAGYNQRLMEEMKNKHTQEKGRLPKIQRSEAKTRMAMFKKSLRITGTGTPEQDRDKIKQFAIQEEKRQKNERLHQQQKHENQMRDLQLQCDSNNRELQQLQNEKCHLLVEHETQKLKELDEEHGHELKEWREKLRPRKKALEEEFSRKQQEQDVFFSTSGDSECLNPSAQSRVSKFYPVPGAHSSGS